The [Clostridium] scindens ATCC 35704 nucleotide sequence GTTATGGGCACCTGCTTTGCCACCGGACATGCGGCTGGCGTTGGAGCGGCAGTACAGGCCGGGACTGGGCAGGCAGATATCGAAGAGATACGCAGGGAACTAATGGAACAGAATGCATTGATATAGACAGATGGATTAGGGAGGGAACAGTATGACGTTAGACGAGATCCGTGTACGGATAGATGCAATAGACACGCAGATGAAGCCATTATTTGTAAATCGTATGGAATGCGCGGCACAGGTGGCGGCAGCAAAGGCGAAGACGGGAGGAGACGTATTCGTATTAGAACGCGAACTGGCCATTATCGAAAAACGCGCATCTGATATTGACGCTGATATCTACGATGAATATGTAGCATTTCTTAGACACATGATGAGCGTAAGCAGAAGATATCAATATGGGATTCTTACGGATATGCAGGAGAGAGTCCTTAAGGACGCGCTTGAAGAGTCCGGGTTTGACGGGGGCAAGCCTCATGATCAGGTAGAGATTTCATTTACCTGTAAAAAAGAAGCAAGCGATCTTAACCTGTTTATGAATATGATCAGACTGAATAAGGTAGAGATAGACGGTATGAATCTTACGTCAAAAGACGCCGTTCAGACGATTGATATGACACTTGACGGCAATATTCATGACGGCAATATGAAACGCCTGCTCTGCCAGATTGGAAAAGAGGCAGATGGATTCAAAATCCGGGATTTAAAGTAGTATCCTGCCGTATCTACGCAGCGTAGGTTGTAAGTAAAAAACTCCTGAATTAAGATAAAGACAGCGAAAGAAAGGAGCAAATATATGAACTACGTTGTTAGAGTACGCTTGAAATAGCCAGCCTAAGACCAACAGAAACAGCTAATCTCAGTCCATTAGAAAAAGCCATTACCGTATGGTTTCATACTCTATAATGGTGTTAGCCAATGCACCATGAAAGGAGAAACATGAACGAAATCAACAACAGTAATGACTTGCAATCTATCATAACACAAGCCTTTGAAGAAATGAAGTCAGAACAGGCAGACAGGTTCGACATCAATAAAATCAATCTTGCTGAACTTGAACGTCGCACTGGTCTGACAAGAGCCCAATTACGGCGGTTAAAAAAGAATAATTTTCAGGTAATACCGCATGCACTTACCGGAAGAAAGGCTGATACTACAATCATTTCAGGTTATTCCGGTGTGATCGATGACCTTCTGAAAAAAGGAGTATCTAATTCAGAAGTTATTCTTGAAAGGATCCAGGAACAGGTGTTTATTGTAAAATAGAATTACCGAAAGTTGCAAACGGGAATTGGAGAATGTTACATCTCCAAATTGGAGAAAGTTGCAAGGCATTCGCTAGAAGCTCTCAGGAACGGTGTAGCGCTTGAGTGGCAGCCACCAATTATTCCGCCGATGCGGATTATGACTGTGTTGAGGCCTGGAGTATTTGGATTCGAAAAACTATGACGGTTTGATCCTTGATATTATGATGCCAAAGCTGGATGGCATCTCCGTACTGAAAAAAATAAGATCCGAAGGAAATTCGATTCCGGTGCTGATGCTTACCGCCAAATCCGAGATAGATGATAAGGTGCTGGGATTGGACTGCGGTGCGAATGATTACTTAACGAAACCTTTTAATACAAAAGAGCTATTGGCACGGATTCGGGCGATGACGCGCAGAAAATCTGAGCAGATGGATTCGAAGGTGAAATTCGGCAATGTTGTGTTAGACCGGTCCACTTTTGAACTTTCCTCACTCTACGGAAATTTCCGGTTGGCAAATAAAGAATTTCAAATGATGGAAATGATGATGATGAATCCGCACAACGTCATTTCAGCAGACCATTTTCTGGGAAAGGTTTGGGGATATGACAGTGATGTGGAAATTAATGTGGTGTGGGTGTATATTTCTTATTTGAGGAAAAAGTTGACGGCGCTTCATGCAGATATACAAATAAAAGTACAGCGAAATGCCGGCTATTCATTGGAGGAGATGTAATGCTGCAGAAACTTAGAATTAAGTTTGTCGCATTAGCGATGTGCGTACTGTTTATTGTACTTGCAATCATTATCGGCACAGTAAACCTGCTGAATTACCGGCACATAGTGACTTCTTCGGACAGCACTTTAGAAATCCTGATGGAAAATGACGGCAAATTTCCCGATGCATTTGGTATGAGAGGCAAGCCTTTTCGCAGGATGGAATCCGCTGAAATTCCATTTGAAACCCGTTTTTTTACAATCCGGCTGGATAAAGGAGAAAATGTTCTATATGTGGATACGATGAAAATTGCCGCTATTACAGAAGACGATGTGGTCAGTTATGCGAAACAGGCTCTCAATTCAAAAAAGGACAGGGGATTTATCGGCGATTATCGATATGCGGTACAGGAAAAACCAACAGAATATTTAATTGTGTTTCTGGACTGCGGCAGGCTGTTAAATGCAGTAAAATCCTTTTTGATGATCAGCGCAGGAATCTCGCTTGCGGGATACGGTATTGTTTTCGTTTTCCTCTATATCTTTTCAGATCGAATTGTAAAGCCGATTGCTGACGGTTATGAAAAACAAAAGCAATTTATCACCAATGTCGGACACGACCTTAAGACGCCGCTTACAATCATAGATGCGGATACAGATATTCCGGAAATGGATTATGGTGAAAATGAATGGTGTCAGGATATAAAAAAACAGACGAAAAGGCTTACCGGACTGATACAGGAACTGATATTCCTCTCGCGCATGGAAGAAAAAGGGAATCAGTTCCAAATGATTGATTTTCCGATATCCGATATCGTAAGCGAAACAGCACAGTCTTTTGAATCTCGTGCGCTTACGCTGGAAAAGAATCTTGTTATACAAGTAGAACCCTTTCTGTCCTATTGTGGTGACGAAAAGTCTGTTCGGCAGCTGGTAACGATTCTATTGGACAATGCGTTGAAATATTCTGATGATAGGGGAAGTATTGTGCTTTCTCTTACGAAAACAGAACGCATTCTTCGATTGACGGTGGAAAATACTTGTCCGCCGATTGCGGCAGAAGATATGAAATACCTTTTTGACCGGTTTTATCGTACGGATAAGTCAAGAAATTCTCAGACCGGCGGATATGGAATAGGATTATCTGTTGCAAAGGCCATTGTGGAAGCGCACAAAGGCACAGTGAAAGCTATAATGGGCTCATAAATTAAGACACTTTTTGCCGGATCTTAACCGCATATATGATAAAATGAAAACAATCTCAAGGAGACGCATCATGAGAAAAAATTTGATCCGCAATATAGGAATTTCAGTAGGAATATTTACACTTGCTATTGCAGGAAGCAGGATTCTGCAGATACTTGATGTACAGAAATACAGTACAACGGTTTTCATTTTTGCAGTCTTTCTGATTTCTCTTTGTACAGACGGCTATGTGTACGGCGTGCTTTCCGCATTTGCCGGAATGCTGATGGTTAATTACGCTTTTACATATCCGCTTCTCCAGTGGGATTTCATTGCTACAGAGAATGTGATTTCAGCGTTTATTATGATCATCATTGCTATACTTACCGGAACGTTGACCACTAAGCTTAAGGCTCATGAAGCAATAAAAGCGGAGAGCGAACGAGAGCGTATGAGAGCGAATCTGCTGCGTGCCATTTCCCATGATCTTCGCACACCGCTTACGACGATCTACGGCGCAAGTTCTGCCTTGCGCGAGAAGGGGGACAGCCTTTCAAAGGAACAGCAGGATACGATTCTTAAGAGTATACAGGAAGATTCCAAGTGGCTGATCAAGATGGTGGAGAATCTTCTTTCCATTACAAGAATCGGCGACGGGCGGATTAAGATCATTAAGACGCCGGTAGTTCTCGATGAACTGATCGACTCGGTCATGACAAAATTTAAGGCAGGATATCCTGACCGGGATGTTCAGGTTCATGTGCCGGATGAGATTATTATTATTCCGATGGATGCGATTTTGATCGAGCAGGTGCTTGGAAATATATTAGAAAATGCGGTTATACATGCAAAGGGAATGACCAGACTGTCTTTGAACGTATTTTCATTAGGTAATAAAGCGATATTTGAAATAGAAGATGACGGCTGCGGTATTAAAAAAGAGCGGCTGAATCATATATTCAAAGGAGATTATGAAGTGTTGGAAAGCAGTTCCGACAGCCGCAAGAAGAATGCGGGAATAGGATTGTCAGTCTGTGCAACGATTGTCAAGGCGCACGGCGGAGAGATCAGCGCGGAAAATAAAAAGAGCGGTGGTGCGGTATTCCGTTTTGAACTCGAGAAGGAGGAAATGACTGATGAAGAATAACAAATACAAGATTCTCCTTGTGGAAGATGACGGTAATATCAGAACCGTAATTGCCGCACTTCTGGAAACTTCGGATTATCAGGTGATACAGGCAGAGAC carries:
- a CDS encoding chorismate mutase, which encodes MTLDEIRVRIDAIDTQMKPLFVNRMECAAQVAAAKAKTGGDVFVLERELAIIEKRASDIDADIYDEYVAFLRHMMSVSRRYQYGILTDMQERVLKDALEESGFDGGKPHDQVEISFTCKKEASDLNLFMNMIRLNKVEIDGMNLTSKDAVQTIDMTLDGNIHDGNMKRLLCQIGKEADGFKIRDLK
- a CDS encoding helix-turn-helix domain-containing protein, with protein sequence MNEINNSNDLQSIITQAFEEMKSEQADRFDINKINLAELERRTGLTRAQLRRLKKNNFQVIPHALTGRKADTTIISGYSGVIDDLLKKGVSNSEVILERIQEQVFIVK
- a CDS encoding response regulator transcription factor encodes the protein MDSKNYDGLILDIMMPKLDGISVLKKIRSEGNSIPVLMLTAKSEIDDKVLGLDCGANDYLTKPFNTKELLARIRAMTRRKSEQMDSKVKFGNVVLDRSTFELSSLYGNFRLANKEFQMMEMMMMNPHNVISADHFLGKVWGYDSDVEINVVWVYISYLRKKLTALHADIQIKVQRNAGYSLEEM
- a CDS encoding sensor histidine kinase, whose product is MLQKLRIKFVALAMCVLFIVLAIIIGTVNLLNYRHIVTSSDSTLEILMENDGKFPDAFGMRGKPFRRMESAEIPFETRFFTIRLDKGENVLYVDTMKIAAITEDDVVSYAKQALNSKKDRGFIGDYRYAVQEKPTEYLIVFLDCGRLLNAVKSFLMISAGISLAGYGIVFVFLYIFSDRIVKPIADGYEKQKQFITNVGHDLKTPLTIIDADTDIPEMDYGENEWCQDIKKQTKRLTGLIQELIFLSRMEEKGNQFQMIDFPISDIVSETAQSFESRALTLEKNLVIQVEPFLSYCGDEKSVRQLVTILLDNALKYSDDRGSIVLSLTKTERILRLTVENTCPPIAAEDMKYLFDRFYRTDKSRNSQTGGYGIGLSVAKAIVEAHKGTVKAIMGS
- a CDS encoding sensor histidine kinase: MRKNLIRNIGISVGIFTLAIAGSRILQILDVQKYSTTVFIFAVFLISLCTDGYVYGVLSAFAGMLMVNYAFTYPLLQWDFIATENVISAFIMIIIAILTGTLTTKLKAHEAIKAESERERMRANLLRAISHDLRTPLTTIYGASSALREKGDSLSKEQQDTILKSIQEDSKWLIKMVENLLSITRIGDGRIKIIKTPVVLDELIDSVMTKFKAGYPDRDVQVHVPDEIIIIPMDAILIEQVLGNILENAVIHAKGMTRLSLNVFSLGNKAIFEIEDDGCGIKKERLNHIFKGDYEVLESSSDSRKKNAGIGLSVCATIVKAHGGEISAENKKSGGAVFRFELEKEEMTDEE